From Salinicoccus roseus, the proteins below share one genomic window:
- the pruA gene encoding L-glutamate gamma-semialdehyde dehydrogenase, which translates to MVVPYHAEPATDFTKEENKKAFREALEQAKNDFGVERPIIVGGEHIETEDKITSYNPSDKEQVIGHVSKATVEHIDQAMEAAEEAFESWSEWDPKERAELFIRVAAIIRRRKHEFSALMVHEAGKPWNEADGDTNEGIDFIEYYARSMMELADGKPTLDREGEHNRYFYQPMGPGVTITPWNFPFAIMTGTTVAPVIAGNTVLLKPARDTPLIAYKLMEVLEEAGLPKGVVNFVPGDASVIGDYMVDHHKTHFITFTGSKATGLRINERAAVVQEGQDFLKRVITEMGGKDTIIVDKDADLDLAADAIVNSAFGFSGQKCSAGSRAVIHKDVYDEVLKKSIELTEELTVGNPVDETYMGPVISKKQFDTISEYIEIGKEEGVLKIGGEVDDSKGYFIQPTIFADLDPKARIMQEEIFGPVVAFAKAEDFDEMLKIANNTEYGLTGAVITNTREHWHIACRKFNVGNLYLNRGCTAAVVGYHPFGGFKMSGTDQKTGSPDYLLNFLEQKVVSEMF; encoded by the coding sequence ATGGTAGTACCGTATCACGCAGAACCAGCGACAGATTTCACAAAAGAAGAGAACAAGAAGGCCTTCCGGGAAGCCCTGGAACAGGCGAAGAATGATTTTGGCGTCGAACGTCCAATCATCGTCGGCGGTGAGCATATAGAGACGGAGGATAAGATCACATCCTACAACCCTTCCGATAAGGAGCAGGTCATCGGGCATGTATCGAAGGCGACAGTCGAGCATATCGACCAGGCGATGGAAGCTGCGGAAGAGGCATTCGAGAGTTGGAGCGAATGGGATCCGAAAGAGCGTGCTGAACTATTCATCAGAGTAGCGGCAATCATCAGACGCCGGAAGCATGAATTCTCCGCACTGATGGTGCATGAAGCGGGGAAACCATGGAACGAGGCTGATGGGGATACAAATGAAGGCATCGACTTCATCGAATACTATGCACGCTCCATGATGGAACTTGCAGACGGCAAACCGACCCTCGACCGCGAAGGGGAGCACAATAGATACTTCTACCAGCCGATGGGGCCGGGTGTGACGATCACACCATGGAACTTCCCATTCGCAATCATGACGGGCACAACCGTGGCACCGGTCATTGCCGGGAACACAGTCCTGTTGAAGCCGGCGAGAGATACGCCATTGATTGCTTACAAGTTGATGGAAGTGCTTGAAGAAGCGGGACTGCCAAAAGGCGTCGTCAACTTTGTCCCAGGTGATGCAAGTGTCATCGGCGACTACATGGTCGACCACCATAAGACACACTTCATTACGTTCACCGGCTCCAAAGCGACCGGCCTCCGCATCAACGAGCGCGCAGCTGTAGTACAGGAAGGACAGGATTTCCTGAAACGCGTCATCACGGAAATGGGCGGTAAGGATACGATCATCGTCGATAAGGATGCGGATCTGGACCTTGCGGCAGATGCGATCGTCAATTCCGCCTTCGGATTCTCCGGCCAGAAATGTTCTGCGGGATCCCGTGCGGTCATCCACAAGGATGTCTACGATGAAGTGCTCAAGAAATCCATTGAACTGACTGAAGAACTGACAGTCGGCAACCCGGTAGATGAAACTTACATGGGGCCGGTAATCAGCAAGAAGCAGTTTGATACGATCAGTGAATATATCGAAATCGGAAAAGAAGAGGGCGTATTGAAAATTGGAGGAGAAGTGGACGACTCCAAAGGCTACTTCATCCAGCCGACGATCTTTGCAGACCTGGATCCGAAAGCCCGCATCATGCAGGAAGAAATCTTCGGACCGGTTGTGGCATTTGCGAAGGCAGAAGACTTCGATGAGATGCTGAAGATCGCCAACAACACCGAGTATGGACTGACGGGTGCCGTCATTACGAACACACGTGAACACTGGCATATCGCATGCCGCAAGTTCAATGTCGGCAACCTTTACCTGAACCGTGGATGTACAGCAGCTGTAGTGGGCTACCACCCATTCGGCGGCTTCAAGATGTCCGGTACAGACCAGAAGACCGGCAGCCCGGACTACCTTCTGAACTTCCTCGAGCAGAAGGTCGTATCAGAAATGTTCTAG
- a CDS encoding MOSC domain-containing protein, with protein MEHRKIHRLFTGKVKKAGHSDAENKMDQTWESGIFKEPAEGPIYLTKTGFEGDEVADKKNHGGPEKAVFVYPVRHYEEWKRELNADIPVGGNGENFAVSGMDESNVCIGDTFKVGEAIVQVSQPRRPCWKPARRHKVIDLALRIQKTGRTGWYFRVLKEGRVEAGDTFERMEHPCPEWTIEACNEVMYNQTSNIGLAESLCACEYLADNWKKTLNKRLQGSEGSSEPRVFGPNR; from the coding sequence ATGGAACATCGGAAAATTCATAGGCTGTTCACCGGAAAGGTCAAAAAGGCGGGACACAGCGATGCAGAGAACAAGATGGATCAGACATGGGAGAGCGGCATCTTCAAGGAACCCGCGGAAGGCCCGATATATCTAACCAAAACGGGCTTTGAAGGGGATGAGGTCGCTGACAAAAAGAATCATGGGGGCCCCGAAAAGGCGGTCTTCGTCTACCCGGTCAGACATTATGAAGAATGGAAACGCGAACTTAATGCAGATATCCCCGTCGGCGGTAATGGGGAAAACTTTGCGGTTTCAGGCATGGATGAATCGAATGTGTGCATTGGCGATACATTCAAGGTTGGAGAAGCAATCGTTCAGGTTTCGCAGCCGAGACGGCCATGCTGGAAGCCTGCCCGGCGCCACAAGGTCATCGATCTGGCCCTCAGAATCCAGAAGACAGGGCGTACCGGATGGTACTTCAGAGTGCTCAAGGAAGGTCGTGTCGAGGCGGGGGATACATTCGAAAGGATGGAACATCCGTGCCCGGAGTGGACGATTGAGGCATGCAATGAAGTGATGTACAATCAGACCAGCAACATCGGTCTTGCAGAGAGCCTGTGCGCATGTGAATATCTCGCCGACAACTGGAAAAAGACACTCAACAAGCGTTTGCAGGGCAGCGAGGGGAGCAGTGAACCGCGTGTTTTCGGCCCGAACAGGTGA
- a CDS encoding IS1096 element passenger TnpR family protein — protein sequence MNLHQFFMHFLQENELVRANLINDRSFGSIEALVDYKEAEVGGLDVRSPVAGLLTMTEVELISHLVDIGSDDHLHHVAYDVSSYPVLIDHQYILEAGDGAGVIHHDIIQNLHAILKESGILPGHPMYIHKDEPLDPEEVRQLDRIYKGPIYWLYDNLTWRTLRATLKRLNVEPDGHQKEDYLRHITSVVTHPKYLEGILLHLGFEEYTLIRENVEKGFNVYEANSRWEAAKEVGLLVKVHADYYVMHEAVRRALAEVNFRTVEERHRRSPQPAGRKRQGGDYNAYAMQLTIKDIGFRIRREIIVPAGINFFELHLVIQKAMGWQRKHDAAFRTGDTTIFETVDQLKGAEQEGRQMAASFTQIDAVFDQFNPLEYVYGDSYRVAVDLQDTANIHRAIPMIRNYEGPAPIENIGGAARLPGILEILENPKHPDYAATYEKVRATNYRERYPITAINHQIEKLFAKSHPLTEFNANGMDI from the coding sequence ATGAATCTGCACCAGTTTTTCATGCATTTCCTGCAGGAGAATGAACTCGTACGCGCCAACCTGATCAATGACCGCTCCTTCGGGTCGATCGAAGCGCTTGTAGACTATAAGGAAGCGGAAGTGGGCGGCCTGGACGTCCGCTCGCCCGTAGCGGGTCTACTGACGATGACCGAGGTTGAACTCATCAGCCATCTGGTGGATATCGGGAGTGATGATCATCTGCACCATGTGGCGTATGATGTCTCCAGCTATCCTGTCCTGATCGACCATCAGTACATACTTGAGGCGGGTGACGGGGCAGGCGTCATCCATCATGACATCATCCAGAACCTGCATGCCATATTGAAGGAGAGCGGCATCCTTCCAGGGCATCCGATGTACATCCACAAGGATGAACCTTTGGATCCCGAGGAGGTGCGCCAGCTCGACCGCATCTATAAGGGTCCGATCTACTGGCTGTACGACAATCTGACATGGCGTACGCTGCGCGCGACCTTGAAGCGGCTCAATGTCGAGCCGGATGGCCATCAGAAGGAGGACTATCTGAGGCACATCACTTCAGTCGTCACCCACCCGAAATATCTCGAAGGCATCCTGCTTCATCTCGGCTTTGAAGAATACACGCTCATCAGGGAGAATGTCGAAAAAGGCTTCAATGTCTATGAAGCAAACTCGAGGTGGGAGGCGGCAAAGGAGGTCGGACTGCTCGTCAAAGTGCACGCCGACTACTACGTCATGCATGAAGCCGTACGCCGGGCGCTTGCAGAGGTCAATTTCAGGACGGTTGAAGAACGGCACAGACGCAGCCCGCAGCCTGCCGGACGAAAGCGGCAGGGTGGCGACTATAACGCCTATGCCATGCAGCTCACCATCAAAGATATCGGTTTCAGGATCAGAAGGGAAATCATCGTGCCGGCCGGCATCAATTTCTTCGAACTGCATCTCGTCATCCAGAAGGCGATGGGCTGGCAGCGCAAGCATGATGCCGCATTCAGGACAGGAGACACCACGATATTCGAAACGGTGGACCAGCTGAAGGGAGCAGAGCAGGAAGGCAGGCAGATGGCCGCAAGCTTCACCCAGATCGATGCGGTATTCGACCAGTTCAACCCGCTTGAATATGTATACGGGGACTCCTATCGTGTGGCGGTTGATCTACAGGATACGGCGAACATCCACCGGGCCATTCCAATGATACGGAATTATGAAGGCCCGGCGCCGATCGAAAATATCGGGGGTGCCGCACGGCTGCCGGGGATACTTGAGATTCTTGAGAATCCGAAGCACCCTGATTATGCAGCAACCTATGAGAAGGTGAGGGCCACGAACTATCGGGAGCGCTATCCCATCACGGCCATCAACCATCAGATCGAGAAGCTGTTTGCCAAATCCCATCCGCTGACGGAGTTCAACGCGAATGGGATGGATATATAA
- the gntK gene encoding gluconokinase: MKKYMMGLDLGTTAVKAVLFNVTGEYIDKETQHYPLHTPDVHIAEQDPDEILEKSMEAIRLLVKRNRCGNSIEFISCSSAMHSLILLDKSGSRLTECITWADRRSEDVAEEWGTERGVGIYRRTGTPIHPMSPFIKLLHFKDAHPELYSQIGKVVGIKEYVLHHLTGVYEVDKSIASSMGMMNLETSQWDAEVLEILGLDTAQLPDIVGTTKVYPSLNRMHEKLGIAEKTKIITGASDGVLANLGVNAIQKGDIAITIGTSGAIRTVIDAPRTDVKMRTFCYHLTDDHYVIGGPVNNGGVVLRWIRDELCTEEVDEAASSGKDPYEVMTQAAKEVRPGSNGLIFHPYLAGERAPLWNAKAVGSFYGLTLSHERKHMIRAAMEGVVYNLYSVYLALREQMDSVGSIKASGGFARSEMWKQLMADVFGEQLTVPKSYEASAFGACLLGLYAIGEMKGLDEAAQFVGESDAYVPEEAVYMKYQEIMSIYIELGRALEPFYNRMDEIR; this comes from the coding sequence ATGAAGAAGTATATGATGGGTCTGGATCTCGGCACGACTGCAGTCAAGGCGGTGCTGTTCAATGTGACCGGCGAATACATAGACAAGGAAACGCAGCATTACCCGCTCCACACGCCCGATGTCCATATTGCAGAGCAGGATCCGGATGAGATTCTGGAGAAGTCGATGGAGGCGATCAGACTGCTCGTCAAACGCAACCGCTGCGGCAACAGCATCGAATTCATCTCCTGCTCATCTGCGATGCACAGCCTGATCCTGCTCGACAAGTCGGGGAGCCGGCTGACCGAATGCATCACATGGGCCGATAGGCGCAGTGAGGATGTGGCAGAGGAATGGGGGACGGAGCGCGGCGTCGGAATCTACAGGCGGACCGGCACGCCGATCCATCCGATGAGTCCGTTCATCAAGCTGCTTCATTTCAAGGACGCACATCCTGAGCTGTACAGCCAAATCGGCAAGGTGGTCGGCATCAAGGAATATGTGCTGCATCATCTGACCGGTGTCTATGAAGTCGACAAGTCCATCGCGAGCAGCATGGGCATGATGAATCTGGAGACTTCCCAGTGGGACGCGGAAGTGCTTGAAATCCTCGGGCTGGACACGGCGCAGCTGCCGGATATCGTCGGGACGACGAAGGTGTATCCATCCCTGAACAGGATGCATGAAAAGCTCGGCATCGCTGAAAAGACGAAGATCATCACCGGTGCAAGTGACGGAGTGCTTGCGAACCTTGGCGTCAATGCCATCCAGAAGGGGGATATTGCGATCACCATCGGTACGAGCGGGGCCATCCGTACGGTCATCGATGCCCCGAGGACGGATGTGAAGATGCGTACGTTCTGCTACCACCTGACGGATGATCACTATGTCATCGGCGGGCCTGTGAACAATGGCGGCGTCGTCCTGAGGTGGATCCGCGACGAACTGTGTACGGAGGAAGTCGATGAAGCGGCATCCTCCGGCAAGGACCCGTACGAAGTGATGACACAGGCGGCAAAGGAAGTCAGGCCGGGGAGCAACGGGCTCATCTTCCACCCCTATCTTGCAGGGGAACGTGCACCGCTCTGGAATGCCAAGGCCGTCGGCTCCTTCTACGGCCTCACTTTGTCACATGAACGGAAGCACATGATCCGTGCTGCGATGGAGGGTGTCGTCTACAACCTCTACAGCGTATACCTGGCACTCCGCGAGCAGATGGACAGTGTAGGCAGCATCAAGGCGAGCGGCGGTTTCGCCAGAAGTGAAATGTGGAAACAGCTTATGGCCGACGTGTTCGGTGAACAGCTGACGGTGCCTAAATCATATGAAGCCAGTGCCTTCGGTGCCTGTCTGCTTGGGCTGTATGCCATTGGTGAAATGAAGGGTCTGGATGAAGCCGCACAGTTTGTCGGGGAAAGTGATGCATATGTTCCTGAAGAAGCGGTATATATGAAGTACCAGGAGATCATGAGTATCTATATCGAGCTTGGACGTGCACTGGAACCATTCTACAACCGGATGGACGAAATCAGATGA
- a CDS encoding gluconate:H+ symporter, whose translation MSNEMWLIIATVLGIALLLFLIMKVKLHAFVSLLIASLFIGLSTGMSPMDIIDVIESGMGGTLGFIAVVVGLGAMFGEVLKVSGGAERLALTLINKFGESRSQWALGFTGFLVSIPVFLDVALVILIPIVYSLAMKTKKSLLYYGIPLLAGLAVAHSFVPPTPGPMTVAAMLGVDLGWVILFGIAAGIPAMILAGPVFGKFIGSRIHLDIPDYQKLDDEVSAMREERDMPSFKLVFSLILIPLVLILANTVTGAIVGEDSTNLFAESIQFVGHPFVALIITVVLTFMLLGTRRGYSRDEVQDIATKALEPAGIIILITGAGGVFKEVLIQSGVGDVMGNLVVGAGLPLVVAAFVITTFVRVAQGSATVAMVTGAGLMAPIISISPVSQPELGLIAISIASGATVLSHVNDSGFWLVNRFFGMTTGETLKSWTVMETIIGLTGFAVVAIISIFI comes from the coding sequence ATGTCCAATGAAATGTGGCTGATTATTGCGACCGTCCTCGGCATCGCACTACTGCTGTTTCTGATCATGAAAGTCAAGCTTCACGCATTCGTTTCCCTGCTTATCGCATCACTCTTCATCGGCCTGTCTACGGGCATGAGTCCGATGGACATCATCGATGTCATCGAATCGGGCATGGGCGGCACGCTCGGCTTCATCGCCGTCGTCGTCGGCCTTGGTGCCATGTTCGGTGAAGTGCTTAAAGTATCCGGAGGTGCCGAACGCCTGGCACTCACACTGATCAACAAATTCGGGGAGAGCCGCTCGCAGTGGGCGCTCGGCTTCACAGGGTTCCTCGTCTCCATCCCGGTCTTCCTGGATGTGGCGCTGGTCATCCTGATCCCGATCGTCTATTCCCTTGCGATGAAGACGAAGAAATCACTGTTGTACTATGGTATTCCACTGCTTGCAGGTCTCGCGGTGGCGCACAGCTTCGTACCGCCGACACCGGGTCCGATGACGGTGGCTGCCATGCTTGGGGTGGACCTCGGATGGGTCATCCTATTCGGTATCGCAGCGGGTATCCCGGCGATGATCCTTGCTGGACCGGTATTCGGTAAATTCATCGGAAGCAGGATTCATCTCGACATTCCAGATTATCAGAAGCTGGATGACGAAGTCAGTGCAATGCGTGAAGAGCGTGACATGCCAAGTTTCAAGCTCGTATTCTCACTCATCCTGATCCCGCTCGTACTTATTCTGGCCAATACGGTGACAGGTGCGATTGTTGGAGAGGACTCCACAAACCTGTTTGCTGAAAGCATCCAATTCGTCGGTCACCCGTTTGTGGCGCTGATCATCACGGTCGTCCTGACGTTCATGCTGCTCGGTACACGCCGCGGCTACTCGCGTGATGAAGTGCAGGACATTGCGACGAAAGCGCTGGAACCTGCAGGTATCATCATCCTGATCACCGGTGCCGGCGGGGTCTTCAAGGAAGTCCTCATCCAGAGTGGTGTCGGTGACGTCATGGGTAACCTCGTCGTCGGTGCCGGTCTGCCGCTCGTCGTCGCTGCATTCGTCATCACGACATTCGTCCGTGTTGCCCAAGGCTCTGCAACAGTGGCGATGGTTACAGGCGCCGGCCTCATGGCACCGATCATCTCCATCAGCCCGGTCAGCCAGCCGGAACTCGGTCTGATTGCGATTTCCATTGCCAGTGGTGCGACTGTACTCTCACACGTCAACGACTCCGGCTTCTGGCTGGTCAACCGTTTCTTCGGCATGACCACCGGTGAGACGCTGAAATCGTGGACGGTCATGGAGACCATCATCGGTCTGACAGGCTTTGCCGTCGTGGCCATCATCAGCATTTTCATATAG
- the dgoD gene encoding galactonate dehydratase — protein sequence MKIKSYELFTVPPRWLFLKVETDDGLVGWGEPVIEGKAATVKAAVEELMDTIIGKDPMNIEGLWNELYRAGFYRGGPILMSALAGIDQALWDIKGKYYNAPIHQLLGGKARERIKIYSWVGGDRPQDVGAASLELKDQGITAVKMNATEELQYIDSYSKVDDVLERVASIREMCGKDFGIGIDFHGRVHKPMAKVLAKELEQFRPMFIEEPALPENNENLRDIAMHTSIPIATGERMFSKWQFKTLLKDGYADIIQPDLSHAGGITECKKIMSMAEAHDVAAAPHCPLGPIALAACIQVDATCHNAIIQEQSLGIHYNKGNDILDYVSDASVFEYTDGHVEVLEKPGLGIDINEDYVRERSLIGHNWKNPVWKHKDGSIAEW from the coding sequence ATGAAGATAAAAAGCTACGAACTGTTTACGGTACCGCCAAGATGGCTCTTCCTCAAAGTCGAGACGGACGATGGGCTCGTCGGCTGGGGGGAGCCGGTCATAGAAGGCAAGGCAGCGACGGTCAAAGCTGCCGTCGAAGAATTGATGGACACGATCATCGGTAAGGATCCGATGAATATCGAAGGTCTATGGAATGAATTGTACCGCGCAGGCTTCTACCGGGGCGGCCCGATCCTGATGAGCGCCCTGGCGGGCATCGACCAGGCACTGTGGGACATCAAGGGCAAGTACTACAATGCCCCGATCCATCAACTGCTTGGCGGTAAGGCACGGGAGCGGATCAAAATCTACTCCTGGGTCGGCGGCGACCGGCCGCAGGATGTCGGTGCAGCATCGCTCGAACTGAAGGACCAGGGCATAACGGCTGTGAAGATGAATGCGACTGAAGAGCTGCAGTACATCGATTCCTACAGCAAAGTGGACGATGTGCTGGAGCGCGTCGCCTCCATCCGTGAGATGTGCGGCAAGGACTTCGGCATCGGCATCGACTTCCACGGCCGCGTACATAAGCCGATGGCAAAAGTGCTGGCGAAGGAGCTGGAGCAGTTCCGACCGATGTTCATAGAGGAACCGGCCCTGCCCGAGAACAATGAGAACCTCCGGGACATCGCGATGCATACATCGATCCCGATTGCTACAGGGGAGCGGATGTTCTCGAAATGGCAGTTCAAGACGCTGCTGAAGGATGGATATGCCGATATCATCCAGCCGGACCTCTCACATGCCGGCGGCATCACCGAGTGCAAGAAGATCATGTCCATGGCGGAAGCCCATGACGTGGCGGCTGCACCACACTGTCCCCTCGGCCCGATTGCGCTTGCGGCATGCATCCAGGTCGATGCGACATGCCACAATGCCATCATCCAGGAACAGAGCCTCGGCATCCACTACAATAAGGGGAACGACATCCTGGATTATGTATCCGACGCTTCCGTCTTCGAATATACGGATGGACATGTGGAAGTGCTGGAGAAGCCGGGGCTTGGCATCGACATCAATGAAGACTATGTCAGGGAACGCAGCCTGATTGGACACAACTGGAAGAACCCGGTATGGAAGCACAAGGATGGCAGCATCGCAGAATGGTAA
- a CDS encoding bifunctional 4-hydroxy-2-oxoglutarate aldolase/2-dehydro-3-deoxy-phosphogluconate aldolase, translated as MTVLGRIKEHKMVGILRGYNTEDAVKIVDTLVKNNFRVIEVALNSPNSLKTLKVLKEKFGDEIILGAGTVLTVEAAKECVAIGVQFLLSPAYGERVLQYAKSRGVLYIPGCYTPTEIYEAYLAGAKMIKVFPAGQLGATYIKDVLAPMDDLVLLPTGGVNPDNIRAYLNSGAQAVGINSALVPSNRTVDDALLEEIGERVQKLKTEVD; from the coding sequence ATGACAGTACTTGGCAGAATAAAGGAACATAAGATGGTAGGCATACTGCGCGGTTATAATACGGAGGATGCGGTGAAGATCGTCGACACTCTCGTAAAGAATAATTTCAGGGTCATTGAAGTGGCGCTCAATTCCCCAAACTCATTGAAGACGCTCAAAGTGCTCAAAGAAAAGTTCGGCGATGAAATCATTCTTGGTGCCGGAACGGTGCTGACTGTGGAGGCTGCGAAGGAATGTGTAGCGATTGGCGTCCAGTTCCTGCTCTCCCCGGCATACGGTGAACGGGTGCTTCAATATGCCAAATCCAGAGGCGTCCTCTATATTCCAGGGTGCTATACGCCGACGGAAATCTACGAGGCCTATCTGGCTGGAGCGAAGATGATCAAGGTTTTCCCAGCTGGGCAGCTGGGTGCAACCTATATCAAGGATGTGCTTGCACCGATGGATGATCTGGTATTGCTGCCGACAGGGGGCGTGAATCCGGACAACATTAGGGCCTACCTGAATTCAGGGGCTCAGGCTGTCGGCATCAACTCTGCCTTGGTACCATCGAATCGTACAGTCGATGATGCGCTGCTTGAAGAAATCGGCGAACGTGTCCAGAAACTGAAAACCGAGGTGGACTAG
- a CDS encoding sugar kinase yields the protein MDVVAIGESMVALVNKPAGYIRHADGFKPFVAGAETNTLIGLSRLGHKTAWISALGKDELGEFILHKVRAEQVDTASVSTTGDRTGVFFKQISPDGAVDVTYYRENSAASRMTLDDIDMDKINGAKVLYITGITLSLSGQTKEMLFNVVEALNEDVKVVFDPNIRLKMWTEAEARKAILEFLPHVDYLIAGKQEVDILLGHQDFDAAMDKFKRFGCANIIIKLGREGALYDMEGVRGRVENPKRFEEIDPVGAGDAFAAGVVSGILEDREPEGMIRTACFLGGYITQFIGDYQGFPSRGTIEAMIDADEDEKVKR from the coding sequence ATGGATGTAGTGGCAATCGGAGAATCGATGGTGGCATTGGTGAATAAGCCGGCCGGGTATATAAGGCATGCAGATGGATTCAAACCGTTCGTTGCCGGGGCGGAAACGAATACGCTGATCGGCCTCAGCCGATTGGGGCATAAAACCGCATGGATATCTGCACTCGGCAAGGATGAACTTGGAGAATTCATCCTGCATAAAGTAAGGGCGGAGCAGGTGGATACGGCCTCAGTCAGCACGACGGGTGACCGTACGGGTGTGTTTTTCAAGCAGATATCGCCGGATGGAGCGGTGGATGTCACATACTACCGTGAAAATTCCGCCGCAAGCCGCATGACGCTGGATGATATCGACATGGACAAGATCAACGGGGCAAAGGTGCTCTATATTACCGGCATCACGCTTTCATTGAGTGGACAGACAAAAGAGATGCTCTTCAATGTAGTGGAAGCACTCAATGAGGATGTGAAGGTGGTATTTGACCCGAATATCCGCCTCAAGATGTGGACGGAAGCAGAAGCCCGCAAGGCGATCCTTGAGTTCCTTCCCCATGTGGATTACCTCATTGCCGGAAAGCAGGAAGTCGACATACTGCTTGGTCATCAGGACTTCGATGCCGCGATGGATAAGTTCAAGCGCTTCGGCTGTGCCAACATCATCATCAAGCTTGGCCGGGAAGGTGCATTATATGATATGGAAGGCGTCCGCGGCAGGGTGGAAAACCCGAAGCGGTTCGAGGAGATCGACCCGGTAGGTGCAGGGGATGCATTCGCAGCAGGTGTGGTTTCAGGCATACTGGAGGACAGGGAGCCCGAAGGGATGATCCGCACCGCCTGCTTCCTCGGCGGCTATATCACCCAGTTCATCGGAGACTACCAGGGGTTCCCTTCAAGAGGCACAATAGAAGCAATGATTGACGCTGATGAAGACGAAAAAGTAAAAAGATAG
- a CDS encoding IclR family transcriptional regulator: MSVKSAERVLDIIEYLTKIEGGISQMGLSKELGIPKSSMSQLLLTMVNKGYLNKSEGNIYKLGHKLIIAGNKARTSNDIYSASIEILRDAAMKTGETVFLAIRSADEIIYLAKVDSEDSARTTAQPGMRKPLHCTGLGKAFLSFESGDTRMSLLETIPLDAYTEKTITDREVLKKETAEYREQGYAIDDEENDLGVYCISAPIYGDHGGMTAAISCAGSKPRVLSKRDEIVGIVTQAAKEISETQGFTGGAEKWM; this comes from the coding sequence ATGTCGGTCAAATCGGCGGAAAGGGTACTGGATATCATCGAATATCTGACGAAGATTGAGGGAGGCATTTCCCAGATGGGACTCTCAAAGGAATTGGGGATCCCAAAGAGCAGCATGTCCCAGCTGCTTCTGACGATGGTCAATAAAGGTTATTTGAATAAATCGGAAGGCAACATCTATAAGCTTGGACATAAGCTGATCATTGCAGGCAACAAGGCACGCACGAGCAATGACATCTACAGCGCGAGCATCGAGATTCTGAGGGATGCGGCGATGAAGACGGGCGAAACGGTCTTCCTTGCGATACGTTCTGCGGATGAAATCATCTATCTGGCGAAAGTGGACAGTGAAGATTCGGCACGCACCACCGCCCAGCCGGGCATGCGCAAACCGCTGCACTGCACAGGCCTCGGCAAAGCTTTCCTTTCTTTTGAAAGCGGTGACACCAGAATGTCCCTGCTCGAAACGATCCCGCTCGATGCCTACACCGAAAAGACCATCACGGACCGCGAAGTGCTCAAAAAAGAGACGGCAGAATACCGTGAACAGGGATATGCCATCGATGATGAGGAGAATGACCTCGGTGTCTATTGCATATCCGCACCGATATATGGAGATCATGGCGGAATGACGGCAGCAATCAGCTGTGCAGGATCAAAACCGAGGGTCCTTTCAAAAAGGGATGAAATTGTAGGCATCGTCACACAGGCGGCAAAGGAAATATCGGAAACCCAAGGGTTTACAGGAGGCGCAGAAAAATGGATGTAG